In Plasmodium gaboni strain SY75 chromosome 11, whole genome shotgun sequence, the following proteins share a genomic window:
- a CDS encoding hypothetical protein (conserved Plasmodium protein, unknown function), with amino-acid sequence MDHNKIVFKKKEKGKLNKKIFCVSPNYVKLFVIPDECLINLIDKFINNLFNEENYIHTTKNMKTNKKCIITNLLEAQKKFFEDKIIENPLFHYNINDDELDIIYNKCNGNKIHFNLFYEARRILEIVKVNYKTYDNYENIIFNIKKYNKKNDKNKKKTFLTRYQIKNYIMKYIQNSGIKHNVQIEFKENLISAIQIFKKNNSYYLQLQCHNMTRQKIRALCNHEIGTHLIRMINHHYNELKKFGINKCNVTEEGLAVINSMYSLKKKKNHLYLISPALKYLAVCLGNFYSFSKLYRFLNTFVIDKNKCFKICARVKRGLTDTSLQGSVYHDQLYFIGSYSILKWFKNIDFPLLYSGNIGLSYLNTISKYVNTKNNLLPYFLANQKRLDAYMKFLQKVSYINGITPERCTFIQNGKIPKN; translated from the coding sequence ATGGATCATAACAAAATagtatttaaaaaaaaagaaaaaggaaaattgaataagaaaatattttgtgTGTCACCAAATTATGTGAAGTTATTTGTAATACCAGATGAATGTTTAATAAATCTAATAgataaatttattaataatttatttaatgaagagaattatatacataccactaaaaatatgaaaacaaataaaaaatgcATAATAACAAATTTATTAGAAGCACAAAAGAAATTTTTTGAAGATAAAATTATTGAAAATCCACTATTccattataatattaatgatgatgaattggatattatttataataaatgtaatggaaataaaattcattttaatttattttatgaagCAAGAAGAATATTAGAAATTGTTAAAGtaaattataaaacatatgataattatgaaaatatcatatttaatatcaaaaaatataataaaaaaaatgataaaaataaaaaaaagacatTTTTAACAAgatatcaaataaaaaattatatcatgaaatatatacaaaatagTGGAATTAAACATAACGTTCAAATTgaatttaaagaaaatcTTATATCAGcaatacaaatatttaaaaagaataattcatattatttacaatTACAATGTCATAATATGACAAGACAAAAAATACGTGCTTTATGTAATCATGAAATAGGAACACACTTAATAAGAATGATTAATCATCATtataatgaattaaaaaaatttggtattaataaatgtaatGTAACCGAAGAAGGTTTAGCTGTTATTAATTCTATGTattcattaaaaaaaaaaaaaaatcatttatatcttaTATCTCCAGCATTGAAATATTTAGCTGTATGTTTAGGAAATTTTTATAGCTTTTCAAAATTATACAGGTTTTTAAATACTTTTGTAATcgataaaaataaatgttttaAGATATGCGCAAGAGTTAAAAGAGGATTAACTGATACGTCTTTACAAGGAAGTGTATATCATGAtcaattatattttatagGTTCATATAGTATATTAAAATGgtttaaaaatattgatttccctttattatattcagGAAATATAGGTTTATCTTATTTAAATACTATATCCAAATATgttaatacaaaaaataatctATTACCATATTTTCTTGCTAATCAAAAAAGGTTAGATGCTTATATGAAATTCTTACAGAAAGTTTCTTATATTAATGGAATAACACCAGAAAGATGTACATTCATACAAAATGGCAAAATAccaaaaaattaa
- a CDS encoding hypothetical protein (conserved Plasmodium protein, unknown function): protein MKIYDSFHKIINDHLHILNDRNVFDKEKKMNSLNNIYDMICNFFNTSNNEENENFCSFFLDYLYDPLNILINDEFDECRIFVLKIYFLIEKNLNNILLDNILFKKINNEDNFLFICTSRLKEDENNKIIEEKEDIRLKIVEFLYTILSRHKKIYQQSSTIILNIFIYLEHILSALSVLVKDPYPLIKKQTCQLLYELNIGKETKQEYNKIYKDLLTNLLGSLNVRKNDTREVIMKCLKTIACLEINRNSLHNVTDCFKKICRTNTNNNVILEMVKCIEMWILNIKDLNNVEKAKLIFIIFLCMNLKILPSTIKRCYEVIENVCNDLYKHNTNSRDHLENKEHIYIFEKNENDLGVKNNYDEKYNKLLNNEKMEEIHDIFFKNINYIFTFPLNNISNNVHNFFCEIKEELYYEIISYEKSCLFDSNENLFGIITLFLLLTDKDSFYFIKHILSFIYKSYISFKYLNYPSTPLLVDDLLFVLHENLKNEHEKIYSYQYESFLYLSKQVYVILICGYLMPIELSIIEIAKMIFDENSVEKILTNFYIFNDKNENYKELNENITIDTKNHNMEGKNKNFVEDIKISTKDNSNNNNNNNNINNNNININNNNDNSDYIFLNKNYQMYLQKCYNHINKKSNQPFMIERACSSDKEKEEFYSNDHMLINTNSIINKIDERKLNSIFLTYNIVEDQNIKKKDEKNTICYSLNEYGKNNNTCIIYQNKKIVLIILSQILGGYYIKKKNSENKRKELIINEECINFVFYLIHENIIYENYDSYPYILITLKHLIHIIENECKKYSNILFHFLIILQSNHNFCSDSEINNLMEEIEKYSERKKIYFYNYEYYNFIKNINNIINLNDINNFKYHIDILNILLYNITNDILNKYSRELMNFFYLIINKELNSLIKLEFLLFLNLFISRKKNVETFFFKNGKDILKNILLPLCTWKSGLSEAQIRKGVLFCMRELFINNILHIDIFKNNILIQNLICVLKSQIDDTWNHENREISISICSYIIKYVTNNNIILDLLDYLIKLLDDSNISIRISTTIGIHSIFQNNNLVLSKQKCEHIFPILLLHMDDDYKDVSQNIFSILKIAKGIDKEIFTKHARNSSECSNHAKSYKNILMNEI, encoded by the exons atgaaaatttatGATTCTTTCCATAAAATCATAAACGATCACCTACACATTTTGAATGATAGAAATGTATTTgataaggaaaaaaaaatgaattccttaaataatatttacGATATGATCTGTAACTTTTTTAATACTAGcaataatgaagaaaatgagAATTTTTGTTCCTTTTTCCTTGATTATTTATACGATCctttaaatattttgataaatGACGAATTCGATGAATGCAGAATATTTGTTCTAAAGATTTATTTCTTGATTGAAAAgaatttaaataatatattgctagataatattttatttaaaaagatAAACAATGAAGACAATTTTCTGTTTATATGTACAAGTCGATTAAAAgaagatgaaaataataaaattatagaAGAGAAAGAAGATATACGATTAAAAATTGTagaatttttatatactaTTCTTAGTAGAcataagaaaatatatcaaCAATCATCtacaattatattaaatatttttatatatcttgAGCATATTTTATCAGCTCTATCAGTACTGGTTAAAGATCCATATCCattaattaaaaaacaaacaTGCCAATTATTGTATGAATTGAATATAGGAAAGGAAACAAAGCAGGAATACAACAAA ATTTATAAAGATCTATTAACAAATTTGTTAGGTAGTCTCAATGTCAGAAAAAATGATACTCGTGAG GTTATAATGAAATGCTTAAAAACCATTGCATGTTTAGAAATTAATAGAAACTCTCTTCATAATGTTACGGattgttttaaaaaaatatgcaGAACAAACACAAACAATAATGTTATTCTTGAAATGGTTAAGTGTATTGAAATGTGGATcttaaatattaaagatTTAAATAATGTGGAAAAGGCAAAacttatatttattatattccTATGTATGAATTTGAAGATACTTCCTTCTACTATTAAAAGATGTTATGAAGTTATAGAAAATGTATGtaatgatttatataaacacaACACAAATAGTAGGGACCATTTGGAAAATAaagaacatatatatatatttgaaaaaaatgaaaatgatctaggtgtaaaaaataattatgacgaaaaatataataaactattaaataatgaaaaaatgGAAGAAATACACgacattttttttaaaaatataaattatatttttacatttccattgaataatatatcaaacaatgttcataattttttttgtgaaataaaagaagaattatattatgaaattATAAGTTATGAAAAAAGTTGTTTATTTGATAGTAATGAAAATCTTTTTGGTATTAttactttatttttattattgaCAGATAAGGAtagtttttattttattaaacatattctatcttttatatataaatcttATATATCATTCAAGTATTTAAATTACCCTTCAACCCCATTGTTAGTAgatgatttattatttgtattacatgaaaatttaaaaaatgaacatgaaaaaatttattCTTATCAGTATgaatcatttttatatttaagTAAACAAGTATATgtaattttaatatgtgGATATTTAATGCCTATCGAATTATCTATTATTGAGATAGCTAAAATGATATTTGATGAAAACAGTGTTGAAAAGATACTGACaaacttttatatatttaatgataaaaacgagaattataaagaattaaatgaaaatataacaatagACACaaaaaatcataatatGGAAGGGAAGAACAAAAATTTTGTGGAAGACATAAAAATTAGTACGAAAgataatagtaataataataataataataataatattaataataataatattaatattaataataataatgataatagtgattatatttttcttaataaAAACTATCAAATGTATCTACAAAAGTGttataatcatataaacaaaaaatcTAACCAACCTTTTATGATAGAAAGAGCTTGTAGTAGCgataaagaaaaagagGAATTTTATTCAAACGATCATATGcttataaatacaaatagtataataaataaaatagatGAAAGAAAACTAAACTCTATATTTcttacatataatattgttgaagaccaaaatataaaaaaaaaagatgaaaaaaatacaatttGTTACTCTTTAAATGAATATGgtaagaataataatacatgtattatttatcaaaataaaaaaattgttcTTATAATACTTTCTCAAATATTAGGTGGCtattacataaaaaaaaaaaattccgaaaataaaagaaaagaacttataattaatgaagaatgtataaattttgttttttatctaatacatgaaaatataatatatgaaaattatgattcatatccatatatattaataacattaaaacatttaatacatataattgaaaatgaatgtaaaaaatatagtaatattttatttcactttttaataattttacaaagtaatcataatttttgttCTGATTCtgaaattaataatttaatggaagaaatagaaaaatatagtgaaagaaaaaagatatatttttacaactatgaatattataattttattaagaatattaacaatataattaatCTTAATGATAtcaataattttaaatatcatattgatatattaaatatacttttatataatataactAATGATATACTTAATAAATACTCAAGAGAATtaatgaattttttttatttaataattaacaaagaattaaattcattgataaaattagaattcttattatttttaaatttatttatatcaagaaaaaaaaatgtagaaacatttttttttaaaaatggaaaagatatattaaaaaatatattgttacCATTATGTACTTGGAAAAGTGGTTTAAGTGAAGCACAAATAAGAAAAGGTGTCTTATTTTGTATGAGagaattatttattaataatatattacatatagatatatttaaaaataatatattaatacaaaatTTAATATGTGTTCTTAAATCACAAATAGATGATACATGGAATCATGAAAATAGAGAAATATCCATATCtatatgttcatatattataaaatacgtgacaaataataatattattttagATTTATTAGATTATctaataaaattattagaTGATTCAAATATTTCTATACGTATATCTACAACAATAGGTATACACTCcatttttcaaaataataactTAGTATTGTCTAAACAAAAGTGTGAACATATATTTCCTATTCTTCTTTTACATATGGATGATGATTATAAAGATGTTAgtcaaaatattttttctatacTAAAAATAGCAAAAGGAATTGACAAGGAAATATTTACTAAG cATGCCAGGAATTCATCAGAATGTTCCAATCACGCAAAgtcatataaaaatattttgatgAATGAAATTTGA
- a CDS encoding putative DNA helicase yields the protein MKRKSVHIRRNIIKSQNTLEKFGIFKKVNILKNSREIEKDSEKENDNVKNIEKNNIKENEVIFIKKEKCDEDNHEDVDQDTECIQENDNKVCLIKEKSNLYYANEKDVIRIKRERCHDKEENEKRNDNIIKTEHELENDLLSSSSINIKMEMGKIENNECISEQEKKKKNDNKNKEINKSHNNLPLHKIYEPIYKEDFISEIRSKKNPLIAKILDEDLNFNLILCGPPGSGKSSLVNVIKNKTNNCFISLFHLNNLNNELKKVYDKSVINYKISKKKSILCIKDINRLNKSQQENLLLILKKGYFYLLATCLFNPMNILNASLSSRCLYIYLNSYEKTELELIIKRITNKLDIQIEEEALNLIMNHSCGDARVAINIIDFAVQRMNKQNLIIKQEDNVSQNVVGSLEEGKKDKSHIQFIKKMEDNTYDDDEININKDNVDDNNINKDNIDDNNINKDNMDDNNIYKDNMDDNNINKDNMDDYNNNHEQHNINFSYSNDNPYETHPLLYQNSIKKNVITLNNIKEILQNFPSNDDKLDHYNFISGLHKSIRAGNVKAAILYLMKSLKNGEDPIYICRRLIRIASEDIGLANHDVLSICINTHYACKAIGMPECQTSLIYAVIVLCKSAKSNYIYLVENTAKQICNEYNFNVPFHLRNSSNKYIYTNQPEILSYDEHVNKYKDVQKYLPDYLENLELFPEI from the coding sequence ATGAAGAGAAAATCAGTTCATATAAGAAggaatattataaaatcTCAAAATACGCTGGAAAAATTTGgtatttttaaaaaggtgaatattttaaaaaatagTAGAGAAATTGAAAAGGATAGTGAAAAAGAGAATGATAATGTCAAAAATATTGAgaagaataatataaaagaaaatgaagtgatttttataaaaaaagaaaaatgtgATGAAGATAATCATGAAGATGTAGATCAAGATACAGAATGCATCcaagaaaatgataataaagTGTGcttaataaaagaaaaaagtaatttatattatgcTAATGAAAAGGATgtaataagaataaaaagAGAAAGATGTCATgataaagaagaaaatgagaaaagaaatgataatattataaaaacagAACATGAATTAGaaaatgatttattatcatcttcatctattaatataaaaatggaaatggggaaaatagaaaataatgaatgTATAAGTgaacaagaaaaaaaaaaaaaaaatgataataaaaataaagagataaataaaagtcataataatttacctttacataaaatatatgaaccaatatataaagaagaTTTTATTAGTGAAATTAGAAGTAAAAAGAACCCATTAATAGCAAAAATTTTAGATGAAgatttaaattttaatttaatattatgtgGACCTCCAGGGTCAGGAAAATCATCATTAGTTAATGttatcaaaaataaaacaaataattgttttatatcattatttcatttaaataatttaaataatgaattaaaaaaagtatatgATAAGTCAgttataaattataaaatatcaaaaaaaaaatctattttatgtataaaagatattaatagattaaataaaagtcaacaagaaaatttattattaatattaaaaaaaggTTATTTCTATTTATTAGCAACATGTTTATTTAATCCTATGAATATACTTAATGCATCCTTAAGTTCACgatgtttatatatatatttaaattcTTATGAAAAAACAGAATTAgaattaattattaaaaggataacaaataaattgGATATACAAATAGAGGAAGAGGctttaaatttaattatgAATCATTCATGTGGTGATGCAAGGGTTgcaataaatataatagatTTTGCAGTTCAAAGAATGAACAAACAAAATTTGATTATAAAACAAGAGGATAATGTATCTCAAAATGTGGTAGGTAGTTTAGAAGAAGGAAAAAAGGATAAATCACATATTCAATTTATTAAGAAAATGGAGGATAATACttatgatgatgatgaaattaatattaataaagataatgtggatgataataatattaataaagataatattgatgataataatattaataaagataatatggatgataataatatttataaagataatatggatgataataatattaataaagataatatggatgattataataataaccATGAACAACACAATATAAATTTCAGTTATAGTAACGATAATCCATATGAGACACATCcattattatatcaaaatTCAATTAAAAAGAATGTTATAACacttaataatataaaagaaattttaCAAAATTTTCCATCTAATGATGATAAATTAGATCATTACAATTTTATCTCAGGGTTACATAAAAGTATTAGAGCTGGGAATGTCAAAGCAGctattttatatttaatgaaaTCCTTAAAAAATGGAGAAGATccaatatatatttgtagAAGATTAATAAGAATAGCATCAGAAGATATAGGATTAGCTAATCATGATGTCTTATctatatgtattaatacACATTATGCATGTAAAGCTATAGGAATGCCTGAATGCCAAACATCTTTAATATATGCTGTTATAGTTTTATGTAAATCTGCTAAAagtaattatatatatcttgTAGAAAATACTGCAAAACAAATATGCAACgaatataattttaatgtACCTTTTCATTTAAGAAATAGttcaaataaatacatatacaCTAATCAACCTGAAATTTTATCATATGATGAACACgtgaataaatataaagatgTTCAGAAGTATTTACCAGATTATTTGGAAAACTTAGAACTCTTCCCAGAAATATGA
- a CDS encoding hypothetical protein (conserved Plasmodium protein, unknown function) translates to MSGILTNLNIESGYFNEDIKEESNESNFMYANISMLIRAYKKDRNKLVLLNKKLNLIKIVGLVLNIEEKKEFIIYTIDDTTGCIKAKLLLTYSLNSYNEKKDNIKINDLIQIFGICNTVSLNEDLTISISSINKLDSFNYLCHHHLLVFHDYLKYQEEERRNPIEDKSRNDEDDLESTQNNENAYFNTFFY, encoded by the coding sequence ATGTCTGGGATACTAACAAATTTAAATATCGAGAGTGGTTATTTCAATGAAGATATAAAGGAAGAATCGAATGAATCCAATTTTATGTATGCCAATATTAGTATGTTAATAAGAgcatataaaaaagatagaaataaattagtattattaaataaaaaattaaatcTCATAAAAATAGTAGGACTAGTATTAAAtattgaagaaaaaaaagaatttataatatatactataGATGATACTACTGGATGTATAAAAGCTAAATTACTTTTAACATATTCATTAAATAgttataatgaaaaaaaagataatataaaaataaatgatttaatacaaatatttgGTATATGTAATACTGTTAGTTTAAATGAAGACTTAACTATATCTATAAGTtcaattaataaattagattcttttaattatttatgtCATCATCATTTATTAGTTTTTCATGACTATCTAAAATATCAAGAAGAAGAAAGAAGAAATCCAATCGAGGACAAAAGCAGAAATGACGAAGATGATTTGGAGTCTAcacaaaataatgaaaatgcttattttaatacattcttttattaa
- a CDS encoding hypothetical protein (conserved Plasmodium protein, unknown function): MKNLNEHNEQNLEMSTSIIKNLDIPLLIKKQLNLRDLRCKNKDLSRKNADIRKFLNEKENYFSFKEKVYNENREKLNKEYEQAMNDNYDRQIILEEKIKNKEKKIKEYDLEIKRFKEQIGDMHNRIKRATQESEEKEKCLSFLRKFKETSTEFVQLDMFDRLETIFNSREFIIKKQEKLKGKINIIKDKIKNMEEKNNLTLTNKEGEYKNLVHTSESVMKKEKDLEEQLKENINEHNKKALLLNKIISCIDNFLSRFSTFLPELRHYNIKKDEDKTNLDKKNKPQDIMEDTQFIDTANFNILEEDILKKLDYIYKYIKDTIYIINKAKKEISLKDDNYMEAMKNNLDENIEFLTYNGNVKGKN, from the exons atgaaaaatcTAAATGAACATAACGAACAAAATTTAGAAATGTCTACATCCATCATTAAAAATCTTGACATTCctttattaataaaaaaacaattgAATTTAAGA GATTTAAGATGTAAGAATAAAGATTTAAGTAGAAAAAATGCTGATATTAGAAAGTTCCttaatgaaaaagaaaactACTTCAG tttTAAGGAAAAAGTTTACAATGAAAATAGGGAAAAgttaaataaagaatatgaaCAAGCTATGAAT gataattatgatagacaaataattttagaagagaaaataaaaaataaagaaaaaaaaattaaagaatatGATTTAGAAATTAAAAGGTTTAAAGAACAAATTGGAGATATGCACAATAGAATAAAAAGGGCTACACAAGAAAGTGAAGAAA AAGAAAAGTGTCTTAGCTTTTTGAGAAAGTTTAAAGAAACGTCAACAGAATTTGTACAATTAGATATGTTTGATAGATTGGAAACAATATTTAATTCAAGAGAATTCATAATAAAGAAACAGGAGAAATTAAAAGgcaaaataaatattattaaggataagataaaaaatatggaagagaaaaataatttaacACTAACG AATAAAGAAGGTGAATACAAAAATCTTGTCCATACCTCCGAATCCGttatgaaaaaagaaaaagattTAGAAGAGCAACtgaaagaaaatattaatgaacataataaaaaggctctattattaaacaaaataatcTCTTGCATTGATAACTTTTTAAGTCGTTTCTCTACATTTCTTCCTGAATTAAgacattataatattaaaaaggaTGAAGATAAAAC GAATTTGGACAAGAAAAATAAACCTCAAGATATTATGGAAGATACGCAATTTATTGATACAGcaaattttaatattttagaggaa GATATTCTTAAGAAATTggattatatatataaatatataaaggatacaatatatataataaataagGCGAAAAAAGAGATATCTTTAAAAgatgataattatatggAAGCCATGAAAAACAACTTAG aTGAAAACATTGAATTTTTAACATACAATGGAAATGTTAAAGGAAAAAATTAG
- a CDS encoding hypothetical protein (conserved Plasmodium protein, unknown function), with amino-acid sequence MKTLERKLKLLNYDEPFDIEKDDFYFLILKIEEEKIRLYKPKEREKINYRKEKNYIEHIIKYLKKLNINTDNINKNNINDINVRTYILNNLTTLALIDEYKDITNFDDNEDIQDIHNGNKDLQDEQDNDDLLIDFFELNYLKLNSNQESHQYINENIFNVLIQKINEIFKNNNIPLLNINNMDMSYINISYVISALKLIKEKLKNKSKTDNTNYEHLFSLNINVNDEELKEFVYIIRYLFNEQLKNRKIGIKEILNDIQTLTYNPVIDIKQGRLGR; translated from the coding sequence atgaaaacaCTAGAAAGAAAGTTGAAGTTACTGAATTATGATGAACCCTTTGATATTGAAAAGGatgatttttatttccttattttaaaaatagaagaagaaaaaattcGTTTATATAAGCCCAAAGAACgtgaaaaaattaattatagaaaagagaagaattatattgagcatattataaaatatttaaaaaaattaaatattaatacggacaatattaataaaaataatatcaatgatataaatgtaagaacctacatattaaataatttaacAACATTAGCATTGATTGATgaatataaagatataacAAATTTTGATGATAATGAAGACATACAAGATATACACAATGGAAATAAGGATTTACAAGATGAACAAGATAATGATGATCTTTTAATTGATTTCTTTGAActtaattatttaaaattaaattcAAATCAAGAAAGTcatcaatatataaatgaaaatatttttaatgtattaatacaaaaaataaatgaaatttttaaaaataataatattcctttattaaatataaataatatggatatgagttatattaatatttcttatgTAATATCTGCTTTAAAActaataaaagaaaaattaaaaaacaAATCAAAAACAGATAATACAAATTATGAACATTTATTCtcattaaatataaatgtaaatgaCGAGgaattaaaagaatttgtatatataataagatatttatttaatgaGCAACTTAAAAATAGAAAGATAGGTATAAAggaaatattaaatgatatacAGACCTTAACATATAATCCTGTGATAGATATAAAACAAGGTCGACTTGgaagataa